A section of the Paenibacillus aurantius genome encodes:
- a CDS encoding lasso peptide biosynthesis PqqD family chaperone codes for MKINSINTLSDRFSQVPGNIVSDMGEEKVMLSIQNGKYYNLGEIGGRIWELLEQPRTMEEVVAELVSEYEVDAALCREQTQSFLEHMINEQLIAIAGK; via the coding sequence GTGAAAATCAATTCCATCAACACGCTTAGTGATAGGTTCAGTCAAGTCCCTGGGAATATCGTTAGTGACATGGGAGAAGAGAAAGTGATGCTGAGCATCCAGAACGGGAAGTATTACAATCTGGGTGAGATCGGCGGAAGGATCTGGGAGCTGCTGGAGCAGCCGCGTACCATGGAGGAAGTGGTAGCCGAATTGGTTTCCGAATATGAAGTGGATGCCGCGCTTTGCCGGGAGCAGACCCAATCTTTCTTGGAGCATATGATTAATGAACAATTGATTGCCATAGCCGGCAAGTAA
- a CDS encoding YveK family protein, whose product MSKGEEMKVDINIKEYLFILKKRLWILVLFIAGGTVLASLYSSTNYRPVYLASTKLIVNKTVTEEQLGRQEIDYGAIGVNIGLISTYKEIIKTPAIMDKVVQRYPDLNLTSEQLIGMINVSSLNDTQIMTIAAQYYSYDKAATIVNAVSEVFRTEIPKIMKVDNVTILNPAKSKEHPVPINKKSNQIILLGFVGSFVAAVGLILFLEAMDDTLKTDEDVRTIFRQPALAVIPRMKAKERRPASRVQSREKAGETTYAATIR is encoded by the coding sequence ATGTCGAAGGGAGAAGAAATGAAGGTGGACATCAACATTAAAGAGTATCTGTTTATTCTGAAGAAGCGTCTCTGGATTCTTGTTCTGTTCATTGCCGGAGGGACCGTGCTGGCTTCGCTCTACAGCTCGACCAACTACCGTCCGGTTTATTTGGCATCGACGAAGCTGATCGTGAACAAAACGGTCACCGAAGAGCAGCTCGGCCGGCAGGAGATCGATTACGGAGCCATCGGGGTCAACATCGGCCTGATCAGCACCTACAAGGAGATCATTAAAACACCGGCCATTATGGACAAGGTTGTCCAGCGATACCCGGACCTCAACCTTACCTCGGAACAGCTGATCGGCATGATCAATGTTTCGAGCCTGAACGATACCCAGATCATGACCATTGCGGCGCAGTATTACTCCTACGATAAGGCGGCTACGATCGTCAACGCCGTTTCGGAGGTATTCCGTACGGAGATCCCCAAGATCATGAAGGTCGACAACGTCACCATTCTTAACCCGGCCAAATCCAAGGAGCATCCGGTTCCCATCAACAAGAAATCCAATCAGATCATCCTCCTCGGCTTCGTCGGTTCGTTCGTGGCGGCGGTGGGACTCATTCTCTTTCTGGAAGCCATGGACGATACGTTGAAAACGGACGAGGACGTCCGTACCATTTTCCGGCAGCCCGCCCTTGCCGTCATTCCGCGAATGAAAGCGAAGGAACGGCGGCCGGCAAGCCGGGTCCAATCTCGGGAAAAGGCAGGGGAAACGACATATGCCGCAACCATCCGCTGA
- a CDS encoding anti-repressor SinI family protein, which yields MSAETWESIEIDEEWIELISKARGMGLTVEEIRQFFQETLTGSASVKR from the coding sequence ATGTCCGCAGAAACGTGGGAGTCAATCGAGATCGATGAGGAATGGATAGAGCTTATTTCGAAAGCGAGAGGTATGGGTCTTACGGTAGAAGAAATCCGGCAGTTTTTTCAAGAAACACTTACCGGTTCAGCATCGGTAAAGCGCTAG
- a CDS encoding paeninodin family lasso peptide: protein MKKEWKAPELEVLNVDQTFLDPNNGNHLDHAYPEGTPRNQLTWS from the coding sequence ATGAAGAAAGAATGGAAAGCTCCTGAATTGGAAGTTCTGAATGTGGATCAAACTTTCCTGGATCCTAACAACGGCAATCACCTCGATCATGCTTATCCGGAAGGAACTCCTCGTAACCAGCTTACCTGGAGCTAA
- a CDS encoding efflux RND transporter periplasmic adaptor subunit yields MRQKRRKPYRIQAGGRAAGILILSFAFLSGCSGTTPSAESVASAEQVTVKTVKVIKASRQKLGDPVQRPADAAASAEFEIISRAGGTISQLTKKRGDRAVQGEVIALLTSGDSEAQRDRAKLAVKTAQDAISRAKDNAKKQWEAQKLEMSNSVVKLEQTIAELTRTYNKTRNDYDVGAATKEQLYQLELRLLNTRTDLEQLKQKQQALAEPASSFSELETALVNAQLSYQQVEKGMEDYKVKAPLTGIISDLTTLEPGMPVPQGAKLGHLQKVDPIKIKAQLSEKDVKLIGTKTELTYTVPGQTESKKGKISFLSKIMDPETRTYELNLEVPNPDMSLNPGMKLAVQLTEEQEQIGLAVPSYAVVNEGDNHYLFVMAGEAVEKRKVELGRVSEDNQEIVAGLKEGDAVVVSNPGQLKDKEKVQAAAAE; encoded by the coding sequence ATGAGGCAGAAAAGACGTAAGCCATACCGCATCCAAGCCGGCGGGAGAGCAGCCGGTATCCTGATTCTCAGCTTCGCCTTCCTGTCCGGCTGCTCGGGGACGACGCCAAGCGCCGAGTCCGTCGCCTCCGCCGAGCAGGTCACGGTCAAGACCGTGAAGGTCATCAAAGCCTCCCGCCAGAAGCTGGGAGACCCCGTCCAGCGGCCGGCGGATGCCGCGGCTTCGGCCGAATTCGAAATCATCAGCCGTGCCGGCGGAACGATAAGCCAGCTGACGAAGAAGCGGGGGGACCGGGCCGTGCAGGGTGAAGTCATCGCTCTCTTGACCTCGGGTGACTCCGAAGCCCAAAGGGACCGGGCGAAGCTTGCGGTCAAGACCGCCCAGGACGCGATCAGCCGGGCCAAGGATAATGCCAAGAAGCAGTGGGAAGCCCAGAAGCTCGAAATGAGCAATTCGGTGGTTAAGCTGGAGCAGACGATCGCCGAGCTCACCCGTACCTATAACAAGACCCGGAACGATTATGATGTGGGAGCGGCCACGAAGGAGCAGCTGTACCAGCTGGAGCTGCGTCTCTTGAATACCCGGACGGATCTGGAACAGCTCAAGCAGAAGCAGCAGGCTTTGGCCGAACCGGCTTCCTCCTTCTCGGAGCTGGAGACGGCTCTGGTGAACGCCCAGCTGTCTTATCAGCAGGTGGAGAAGGGAATGGAGGATTACAAGGTTAAGGCTCCCTTAACGGGAATCATCTCCGACTTGACCACGCTCGAGCCGGGAATGCCGGTACCGCAGGGGGCCAAGCTGGGGCATCTTCAGAAGGTCGATCCCATCAAGATCAAGGCCCAGCTGTCGGAGAAAGATGTTAAGCTGATCGGCACCAAAACGGAATTGACCTATACTGTTCCGGGCCAGACGGAAAGCAAGAAGGGAAAGATCAGCTTCCTCTCCAAAATCATGGATCCGGAAACCAGAACCTACGAGCTTAACCTGGAAGTTCCGAATCCGGATATGAGCCTTAATCCCGGCATGAAGCTGGCGGTTCAACTGACGGAGGAACAGGAGCAGATCGGTCTTGCGGTTCCGTCCTATGCCGTCGTAAACGAAGGAGATAATCATTATCTCTTTGTCATGGCCGGCGAAGCGGTGGAGAAGCGCAAGGTGGAGCTTGGAAGGGTCAGCGAGGACAACCAGGAAATCGTAGCCGGGCTGAAGGAAGGGGACGCCGTTGTGGTCTCCAATCCCGGTCAGCTGAAGGACAAGGAGAAAGTTCAAGCCGCTGCTGCGGAATAG
- a CDS encoding PqqD family protein, whose product MTIRYVRSKDYDTVHMEGEWVILDADQFTVTKLNETGGFYWSLLAEPQSAEELLEKLGSHYSVPAGSAREELEEFLLHLVRCGLVEHEAA is encoded by the coding sequence ATGACCATCCGTTATGTACGGAGCAAGGACTACGATACCGTTCATATGGAAGGAGAATGGGTCATTCTGGATGCCGATCAGTTCACGGTTACCAAGCTGAACGAAACCGGCGGCTTCTATTGGTCGCTGCTTGCCGAACCGCAAAGCGCAGAAGAGCTTCTGGAGAAGCTCGGCAGCCACTATTCGGTACCGGCCGGCTCGGCCCGCGAGGAGCTGGAGGAGTTCCTCCTTCATCTTGTGCGCTGCGGACTCGTCGAGCATGAAGCGGCTTGA
- a CDS encoding CpsD/CapB family tyrosine-protein kinase, with amino-acid sequence MPQPSAETSVVMQNHPASITSEAYRSLRFNLDRSLEKGLKSIVVTSPGRKEGRTTTAVNLAAAYAQLGRKVVLVDADLRHPSLHAVFGQTGRKGLADFLSRPCEVSDIVIESPVENLSVVYAGAPPLHPTELLASERMKELLAELGKNYDLIIADTSSVLPSTDSRVVAAQCDGVLLVIEFGKVKRSAAKRIASELEHAKVNLLGIVWNKIRKQEAKAYLYT; translated from the coding sequence ATGCCGCAACCATCCGCTGAAACCTCCGTTGTCATGCAGAACCACCCGGCCTCTATCACTTCAGAAGCCTATCGGTCGCTTAGGTTCAATCTGGACCGTTCCCTGGAGAAGGGGCTGAAGAGCATTGTCGTCACCTCCCCGGGAAGAAAGGAAGGGAGGACCACCACCGCCGTGAACCTGGCGGCCGCCTACGCCCAGCTGGGCCGTAAGGTGGTCCTGGTGGATGCCGATCTCCGCCATCCTTCCCTCCATGCCGTATTCGGCCAAACCGGCCGGAAGGGGCTTGCCGACTTCCTGAGCCGTCCCTGTGAGGTTTCGGATATCGTTATAGAATCTCCGGTAGAGAATCTGTCGGTTGTCTATGCCGGCGCCCCTCCGCTCCATCCGACGGAGCTGCTTGCTTCCGAACGAATGAAGGAGCTGCTGGCCGAGCTCGGGAAGAACTACGATCTGATTATTGCGGATACGTCCTCCGTCCTGCCCTCCACCGACTCCCGGGTCGTGGCGGCCCAATGCGACGGGGTGCTGCTCGTTATTGAATTCGGCAAGGTGAAGAGGAGCGCGGCCAAACGGATCGCTTCCGAACTGGAGCACGCCAAAGTGAACCTGCTCGGAATCGTGTGGAACAAAATCCGTAAGCAGGAAGCGAAGGCGTACCTGTATACCTAG
- a CDS encoding nucleotidyltransferase family protein codes for MYTLLRSLYDPSGKLPPVSETAQYQEALRQIEESGICCQVYSLLHSRNRLEEVPAFFRNRLQQVRSDSLYLNLYLGRSLQKLLQSLEERGIPAIPLKGVPFAERYFGGASARPTSDIDLLIQPVHLEAAEECVRSLGYDEEEERIPAHFHRSFSRRLPHTPVPLTVELHWGLLKENTSALTMDAFWAASEPYGKFRYIRRLSDYHEFYMIALHGWKHNLNSAKYLLDLVQLVHVLGDRLDYSRLLRDAAVDRTSRRLKWTLSVLYRQFPHLHAIQPLLWKLPERLYWEPEHGQHPPGAIGRYRNLLVTQHMLFDSFFHALPGAARWLFPSRVEAGFELEKGLTDSRHGSLIPLYLQRGRHLIRALSQGTKKVEK; via the coding sequence ATGTATACCCTGCTTAGATCGCTGTATGACCCTTCGGGCAAGCTTCCCCCGGTTTCGGAGACCGCTCAGTACCAGGAGGCGCTTCGGCAAATAGAAGAATCCGGTATTTGCTGCCAGGTGTACTCTCTTCTACACAGCCGGAACCGGCTGGAGGAGGTCCCGGCATTCTTTCGTAATCGGCTGCAGCAGGTCCGGTCGGATTCTTTGTACTTGAATCTCTATCTCGGCCGTTCCCTGCAGAAGCTGCTGCAGAGCCTGGAGGAGAGAGGGATTCCGGCCATTCCGCTGAAGGGAGTGCCTTTTGCCGAGCGTTATTTCGGCGGGGCGAGTGCGCGTCCGACTTCGGATATCGATTTGCTCATCCAACCCGTTCACCTGGAGGCAGCGGAAGAATGCGTCCGTTCCCTCGGATATGACGAGGAAGAAGAGCGGATTCCCGCCCACTTTCACCGGAGCTTCAGCCGCAGGCTGCCGCATACTCCGGTCCCGCTGACAGTGGAGCTTCATTGGGGTCTGCTGAAGGAGAACACTTCCGCGCTCACAATGGACGCCTTCTGGGCTGCTTCCGAGCCGTACGGAAAGTTCCGCTATATCCGCAGGCTTTCCGATTATCATGAGTTCTATATGATCGCCCTTCACGGCTGGAAACATAACCTGAATTCGGCCAAATATTTGCTTGATCTGGTTCAGCTCGTTCATGTGCTGGGGGACCGTCTGGACTATTCCAGGTTACTACGGGATGCGGCTGTCGATCGAACCTCGCGCAGGCTGAAATGGACCCTTTCCGTCCTTTACCGTCAATTTCCGCATCTTCACGCCATTCAGCCGCTTCTCTGGAAGCTGCCCGAACGGCTGTATTGGGAGCCGGAACACGGACAGCATCCCCCCGGGGCCATCGGTCGTTACCGGAATTTGCTGGTCACGCAGCATATGCTCTTTGACTCCTTCTTTCATGCCCTGCCGGGAGCCGCCCGGTGGCTGTTTCCTTCCCGCGTGGAGGCCGGCTTCGAGCTGGAGAAGGGACTGACGGACAGCCGTCACGGGTCCTTGATTCCCCTCTATCTACAGAGAGGGCGGCACTTGATCCGGGCCTTGAGCCAGGGAACAAAAAAAGTCGAAAAATAA
- a CDS encoding lasso peptide biosynthesis B2 protein, which produces MEACFYLALARILILLPFSRVAPILGVIQEETSRELTGEKKVLSPVHDAILLMSRHTFWDSRCLVKAIAALKMLERRGLESTLYLGVGRDDQGKMAAHAWLRCGPYYITGYESMDNYVVVGKFAKVIDK; this is translated from the coding sequence ATGGAGGCTTGCTTTTATCTAGCCTTGGCGCGGATCTTAATATTGCTTCCCTTTTCCCGGGTAGCCCCTATCCTCGGGGTCATACAGGAAGAGACCAGCAGGGAGTTGACGGGAGAGAAGAAAGTATTGTCTCCTGTTCATGATGCGATCCTGCTCATGAGTCGTCACACGTTCTGGGATAGCCGCTGCCTGGTCAAAGCGATTGCCGCCCTGAAAATGCTGGAAAGAAGAGGGTTGGAAAGCACGTTGTATCTTGGTGTTGGCCGGGATGATCAGGGGAAGATGGCCGCCCATGCCTGGCTTCGCTGCGGCCCCTATTACATAACCGGGTACGAAAGCATGGACAACTACGTAGTCGTCGGTAAGTTCGCTAAGGTGATTGACAAATAA
- a CDS encoding lasso peptide isopeptide bond-forming cyclase — protein sequence MSAIAGIYNLSGEPIQPEWQQILIHDWFPFPADDIQSWHQENLFFACCSQWITPESVGEELPYYDSGRRLAITADAILDNRQELFDRLQIDYAERAGMPDSRLILLAYERWKEDTPKYLLGDFAFVIWDERSKVLFGARDFSGCRTLYYTRSQGRFAFSTTLRPLLNLPYINKKLNEQWLAEYLAISGSIDVIDMGATVYENVEQLPPSHSIQVSADGVKLTRYCTLSPGKPLRLKSDEEYIEAFREVFNQAVSSRTRTYRGVGAHLSGGLDSGSIVGFAARMLKERNKQLHTFSYIPSKDFKDYTPKYLMPDERPYIQSTIDYIGGIQAHYLDFDGRNSLDEVDGMLDMMEMPYKFFENSFWLRGIFESAQQERMGVLLNGARGNLSISWGSALSYYALLLKRLQWIKLANELHQYSHKVGTARFRSLPLIARTAFPVMDRFFPEETTYRFPTLINPSFAERSKVFDKLREHGLDESGWYSGAGMHELRKKHYGELFHWNATNTLSTKLSLRYSLRYADPTNDLRVIRFCLSLPDEQYVKNGMDRALIRRSTESVLPDKIRLNQRVRGVQGADWVHRLIPSWKLLTEELRHLRSDRTVMDYLDSSVVNRAIDKMSSNVRPEMATDPDYRIAMRSLIFYRFIKQAT from the coding sequence ATGAGCGCCATTGCCGGGATCTACAACTTATCGGGCGAGCCTATACAGCCGGAATGGCAGCAGATTCTCATCCATGATTGGTTTCCCTTCCCCGCCGATGATATTCAGTCCTGGCATCAAGAGAATCTTTTCTTCGCCTGCTGCTCGCAATGGATAACCCCCGAATCGGTGGGAGAAGAGCTGCCGTATTACGACAGCGGCAGACGCCTGGCCATTACGGCTGATGCTATTCTGGATAACAGGCAAGAGCTTTTTGACAGGCTGCAGATCGATTATGCCGAACGGGCGGGAATGCCGGACAGCCGACTTATTCTTCTTGCTTATGAACGGTGGAAAGAGGACACGCCGAAGTATCTGCTGGGGGACTTTGCTTTTGTGATCTGGGATGAGAGAAGCAAGGTGTTATTTGGAGCTAGGGATTTCTCGGGCTGCCGCACTTTGTATTATACCCGGAGTCAGGGACGGTTCGCATTCTCTACGACTCTTCGGCCTCTCCTGAACCTGCCTTATATCAACAAGAAGCTAAATGAGCAATGGCTTGCCGAGTACCTTGCCATATCGGGTTCCATCGACGTTATTGATATGGGAGCCACGGTCTACGAGAATGTGGAGCAGCTTCCCCCCTCCCATAGCATTCAAGTATCGGCAGACGGGGTGAAGCTGACGAGGTATTGCACCCTGTCACCAGGTAAACCCTTGCGCCTTAAGTCGGATGAAGAATACATCGAAGCTTTCCGTGAAGTATTCAACCAGGCGGTCTCATCCAGAACCCGAACTTATCGGGGGGTAGGGGCTCATCTAAGCGGAGGACTGGATTCGGGATCCATTGTTGGTTTTGCGGCTAGAATGCTGAAAGAAAGAAATAAGCAGCTGCATACTTTCAGTTATATCCCCTCGAAGGACTTTAAGGACTATACCCCCAAATATTTAATGCCCGATGAAAGGCCTTATATTCAATCCACCATTGATTATATTGGAGGCATCCAAGCCCATTATCTTGATTTTGATGGAAGGAACTCTCTGGATGAAGTAGACGGCATGCTGGATATGATGGAAATGCCCTACAAATTCTTTGAAAATTCCTTCTGGTTAAGGGGAATATTCGAGAGTGCCCAACAAGAACGGATGGGAGTATTGTTGAATGGGGCCAGGGGCAACCTGTCCATTTCCTGGGGATCGGCTCTAAGTTATTATGCTCTCCTGCTTAAACGACTCCAGTGGATCAAGCTGGCTAATGAGCTTCATCAATACAGCCACAAGGTGGGAACGGCCCGGTTCCGGAGCCTTCCTTTGATCGCCCGAACCGCTTTTCCCGTAATGGACCGCTTCTTTCCGGAGGAAACTACATACCGCTTCCCGACCTTAATAAACCCTTCCTTCGCAGAACGGTCGAAGGTGTTTGATAAATTAAGGGAGCATGGATTGGATGAATCAGGATGGTACTCAGGTGCCGGCATGCATGAGCTTCGGAAGAAGCATTATGGAGAACTGTTCCACTGGAATGCTACCAATACTTTGTCTACCAAATTATCCTTGCGGTATTCCTTGAGATATGCCGATCCAACGAACGATCTCCGGGTCATTCGGTTCTGCCTCTCCCTTCCTGATGAACAGTATGTTAAGAATGGAATGGATCGAGCTCTCATCCGACGTTCAACCGAGTCCGTGCTGCCTGACAAAATCCGATTGAATCAAAGGGTTCGCGGGGTTCAGGGAGCGGATTGGGTTCATCGCCTAATCCCGTCCTGGAAGCTGCTTACGGAAGAGCTAAGACACCTTCGTTCGGATCGGACAGTCATGGACTATTTGGACAGCAGCGTAGTCAACCGGGCCATCGACAAGATGAGCAGCAATGTTCGCCCTGAGATGGCTACGGACCCGGATTACCGCATCGCTATGAGAAGTTTAATCTTCTACCGGTTTATTAAACAAGCCACTTGA
- a CDS encoding aldolase, translating into MEGSSLSIIPNGTVYGAFGLTISSEIPLPELLTNHQHEGPVDAEVILDEMSAYKPILLDNPNTYMVLDKQVLFYIPDNAFYGIKDGRTIMISPVGEQEEGFDMIRLYLLGTCMAALLMQRGIYPLHGSALSMDGKVYALVGESGAGKSTLAAALLREGCSLLSDDLIALSFDEDKGIRVSPAYPQQKLWQESLAHLAMPVDDYKSVYGRMTKYRIPLNGQFLNTPQPLAGIVELVKNGAEEVSIRKIDGLERLPTLGRHTFRPFLIPPLGLAGWHFEASAQLAGRIDMFQLQRPESKVTVTELVRVFMDSVITGGVQRENQFHQHA; encoded by the coding sequence ATGGAGGGAAGCAGCTTGTCAATTATCCCAAATGGCACCGTATACGGCGCTTTCGGATTAACGATATCCAGTGAGATTCCGCTTCCCGAGCTGCTGACGAACCATCAGCACGAGGGGCCGGTGGATGCCGAGGTTATTCTGGATGAGATGTCGGCTTACAAACCGATCTTATTGGATAATCCCAATACCTATATGGTTCTGGACAAACAGGTTTTGTTTTATATCCCGGACAATGCTTTTTATGGCATCAAGGACGGACGGACTATCATGATTTCTCCGGTTGGCGAACAAGAGGAAGGATTCGATATGATCCGCTTGTATCTGCTCGGAACCTGTATGGCTGCCCTGTTGATGCAAAGAGGGATCTATCCGCTTCACGGAAGCGCCCTATCGATGGATGGCAAGGTATATGCCTTAGTCGGGGAATCAGGCGCCGGTAAATCTACGCTGGCCGCCGCCTTATTGAGAGAGGGCTGTTCTCTTCTGAGTGATGACCTGATAGCTTTATCCTTTGACGAAGACAAGGGAATCCGTGTTTCACCTGCTTATCCGCAGCAGAAGCTTTGGCAGGAAAGCTTGGCACACCTTGCTATGCCTGTTGATGATTACAAATCCGTCTACGGAAGAATGACCAAGTACCGCATTCCTCTGAATGGCCAATTTCTGAATACTCCCCAGCCGCTTGCCGGAATCGTGGAGCTGGTCAAGAATGGGGCAGAAGAGGTGTCCATCCGGAAGATAGACGGATTGGAGCGCTTGCCAACGTTAGGACGGCACACGTTCCGACCTTTTCTCATTCCACCGCTCGGATTAGCTGGATGGCACTTTGAAGCCTCCGCCCAATTGGCGGGTCGAATCGATATGTTCCAGCTGCAGCGTCCGGAGTCAAAAGTTACGGTTACCGAGCTTGTCCGGGTCTTTATGGATTCTGTTATAACGGGAGGGGTACAACGTGAAAATCAATTCCATCAACACGCTTAG
- a CDS encoding ABC transporter ATP-binding protein, with protein MAVRRYEPAVRFSDHEKILGLEGTFIILMSAVTSRIQRIGGELRRTMVLVRPYLWRHRMAYAALAVLYGLELAQTLVYAWYYGALTDAAIHTQMDRLKSLLLLGAGLLAASAAIAYLHALAETAATTGVKRDMEKALYKRLLLLPGSELSGHRSGDLVSRFANDLHSIGGVLGGGLMEILRLPVVYAAVFVYLYQLNGTIALVSLCAAPAALAAGAASGWLLRRNGREVQRLLGTMSSLLNETIRGHGVVRAYALERMLYRKYAGFNRELYRLERQNAKLSGAFQAGGFAVSSVVFMTSLGLGAYFLSRQMMTVGSLLTFLNLVNHLVYPLTGLAGQWASFQRSLAALDRIAPLLSAPVPATGLPEYIPPAPLKKAIRFEGLCFRYEGQTRLFEDFRLTVPAGRTVAVVGPSGAGKTTLLQLLAGFQQPEAGEIWLDDRRGSSMDLAERRSYFSLVSQETFLFDGTVRENLLGARPGVTEAELREAARNACLHEEIMALPDGYDTPIGELGAKLSGGQRQRLAIARALLRNAPVLLLDEATSALDTETERDVKTALERLMKGRTTIVIAHRLSTVRDADRIVVLDKGRMVQEGTHEELVKAEGLYRRLHHRKETKDKEPMPVDVYPA; from the coding sequence ATGGCGGTTCGCCGCTATGAACCTGCCGTTCGCTTCTCCGATCATGAGAAGATACTTGGATTGGAAGGAACGTTTATTATCTTGATGAGCGCGGTCACATCCCGGATACAACGAATAGGCGGAGAGCTGAGGCGGACCATGGTTCTGGTGCGTCCCTACCTCTGGCGGCACCGCATGGCTTATGCCGCTTTGGCGGTGCTGTACGGCTTGGAGCTTGCCCAGACGCTCGTATACGCCTGGTACTACGGGGCCTTAACCGATGCGGCGATTCATACGCAAATGGACCGCTTGAAAAGCCTGCTGCTGCTTGGGGCCGGTCTTCTGGCGGCGAGCGCCGCCATCGCTTACCTGCATGCGTTAGCCGAAACCGCCGCCACTACCGGTGTAAAGCGGGATATGGAAAAAGCTCTTTACAAAAGACTGCTTCTCCTCCCCGGCTCCGAGCTGTCCGGGCACCGTTCGGGAGACCTCGTCTCGAGGTTCGCCAACGACCTTCACAGCATCGGTGGGGTATTGGGCGGCGGCTTGATGGAGATCCTCCGCCTCCCTGTGGTGTATGCCGCCGTCTTCGTGTACCTCTATCAGCTTAACGGCACCATCGCCTTGGTCAGCCTGTGCGCGGCTCCGGCAGCCCTTGCCGCCGGGGCGGCGTCGGGCTGGCTCCTTCGACGCAACGGACGTGAGGTCCAGCGGCTGCTCGGCACGATGAGCAGCTTGCTGAATGAGACGATTCGCGGCCATGGAGTGGTGCGGGCCTATGCTCTGGAGAGGATGCTCTACCGCAAGTATGCCGGCTTCAACCGGGAGCTGTACCGCTTGGAACGACAGAACGCCAAGTTGAGCGGAGCCTTTCAGGCGGGGGGCTTCGCGGTTAGCTCGGTCGTTTTTATGACCAGCCTCGGACTGGGGGCTTACTTTCTTTCCCGTCAAATGATGACGGTAGGCAGCCTGCTCACCTTTCTGAACCTGGTCAATCACCTCGTCTACCCGCTGACAGGGCTCGCCGGGCAGTGGGCCTCCTTCCAGAGGTCGCTCGCCGCTCTCGACCGGATCGCTCCCCTGCTTTCCGCCCCGGTCCCGGCAACCGGTCTGCCGGAATACATACCGCCGGCCCCGCTTAAGAAGGCCATCCGCTTCGAAGGCCTTTGCTTCCGGTATGAGGGACAAACACGGCTGTTCGAAGACTTCCGGCTAACGGTTCCGGCTGGAAGAACGGTGGCCGTCGTCGGGCCAAGCGGAGCGGGGAAAACGACCCTTCTGCAGCTGCTGGCCGGTTTTCAGCAGCCTGAGGCAGGAGAGATTTGGCTGGACGACAGGAGGGGAAGCTCCATGGATTTGGCGGAACGCCGCTCCTATTTCTCGCTTGTTTCCCAGGAAACCTTCCTTTTCGACGGGACGGTCCGGGAGAATCTGTTAGGCGCAAGACCCGGTGTGACCGAAGCGGAACTGAGGGAGGCGGCCCGGAATGCCTGCCTCCATGAAGAGATTATGGCGCTTCCCGATGGTTATGATACTCCGATAGGGGAGTTGGGGGCGAAGCTGTCGGGCGGCCAGAGGCAGCGGCTGGCCATCGCCCGGGCCCTGCTTCGGAATGCTCCGGTGCTGCTGCTCGACGAGGCAACCTCTGCACTGGATACGGAAACCGAGCGGGACGTGAAGACGGCTCTGGAGAGGCTGATGAAGGGAAGAACCACTATTGTGATCGCCCACAGGCTGAGCACTGTACGGGATGCGGACCGGATCGTCGTCCTGGACAAAGGCCGGATGGTGCAGGAAGGCACCCACGAGGAGCTGGTGAAAGCGGAGGGGCTGTACCGCCGTCTTCATCATCGGAAGGAGACCAAGGATAAGGAGCCGATGCCGGTTGATGTATACCCTGCTTAG